Proteins from a genomic interval of Opitutales bacterium:
- a CDS encoding DUF839 domain-containing protein, whose translation MSSRRSFLKQSGYLSLGFLGLNRLVHGNLRSTSGGYGPLVKDPNGIFDLPKGFSYKVISRVGNEMSDGLLVPGDPDGMAAFSARDGRVILVRNHELKANQLDVSPFGKENELLDQIDPSAFYDIADGKQPQIGGTTTIVYNPMTGKVEREFLSLTGTENNCAGGPTPWGSWITCEEATTRADTHFKFDHGYNFEVPATTDIKLADPIPLKDMGRFRHEAIAVEPKSGVIYQTEDTWDGLIYRFICNIPGKPAAGGRLQALVITGHEGWDTRNWAETGAQAFPHNKFFNVEWVDMDDVTSPKNDLRYRGNKMGAAVFARGEGIWYGNGEVYWACTNGGKIKMGQIFRYIPSPFEGTAREEEQPARLELFLESEDKEILKNADNLTVTSWGDLYIAEDSEAPCKLVGVTPEGECFDFAANNYNKSELAGVCFSPDEQIMFVNIQLTGLTLAISGPWDSRA comes from the coding sequence ATGTCTTCCCGACGCTCTTTTCTAAAACAATCAGGATATCTCTCTCTAGGCTTTCTCGGCCTAAATCGGCTAGTTCACGGTAATCTTCGATCAACATCCGGCGGCTACGGGCCCTTGGTGAAGGATCCCAATGGTATTTTTGACCTTCCAAAAGGTTTCTCTTACAAAGTCATTTCCCGGGTTGGAAATGAGATGAGCGACGGCCTCCTGGTACCTGGTGACCCCGACGGCATGGCCGCATTCAGTGCCAGAGACGGGCGCGTCATTTTAGTGCGAAACCACGAGCTGAAAGCAAACCAGCTCGACGTCAGTCCCTTCGGGAAAGAAAACGAGTTATTAGATCAAATTGATCCGTCTGCGTTTTACGATATCGCCGATGGCAAACAGCCCCAGATCGGAGGGACGACAACCATTGTGTATAATCCCATGACAGGTAAGGTGGAGCGCGAATTCCTCAGCCTAACAGGCACGGAAAATAATTGTGCGGGCGGGCCGACACCCTGGGGGTCTTGGATCACCTGCGAAGAGGCGACCACGCGGGCGGACACGCACTTCAAATTTGACCATGGCTATAATTTTGAGGTCCCCGCAACAACAGACATCAAGTTGGCAGACCCAATCCCACTGAAAGACATGGGGCGCTTCAGGCACGAAGCTATCGCGGTAGAACCCAAATCAGGTGTGATCTATCAAACTGAAGACACCTGGGACGGACTCATTTATCGTTTCATTTGCAATATTCCAGGCAAGCCAGCTGCAGGGGGCCGGCTTCAAGCCCTAGTGATCACCGGCCATGAAGGCTGGGACACTCGAAATTGGGCAGAAACCGGCGCCCAGGCATTCCCACACAATAAATTCTTCAATGTCGAGTGGGTCGACATGGACGACGTGACGTCGCCCAAAAATGACCTACGTTACCGGGGCAATAAAATGGGCGCAGCCGTTTTTGCGCGCGGTGAGGGTATCTGGTATGGCAACGGCGAGGTGTATTGGGCTTGCACGAATGGAGGAAAAATCAAGATGGGCCAAATCTTCCGCTACATCCCGTCTCCTTTCGAAGGTACTGCACGCGAAGAAGAGCAGCCGGCTCGCTTGGAGCTTTTTCTCGAATCTGAAGACAAAGAGATCTTGAAAAATGCAGACAACCTCACGGTGACCAGCTGGGGCGACCTTTATATCGCAGAAGACTCTGAAGCACCCTGCAAGCTCGTGGGGGTAACTCCAGAAGGTGAGTGCTTTGATTTCGCAGCAAACAATTACAATAAGTCCGAACTCGCAGGCGTCTGCTTTTCGCCTGATGAACAGATCATGTTTGTCAACATACAGCTCACAGGGCTTACTCTCGCTATTTCTGGACCTTGGGATTCTCGTGCATAG
- a CDS encoding TerB family tellurite resistance protein — protein sequence MLGKFRALLGGSRIGKDGYTDTEREATVSLLVLIAFSDQTLRISEKEQIMSVMESFDWSSEIDHEQIYFAAVTRVRQALVSDRSMDVFMEDMRRSFSGEQSLKRAIKLTLNIANSDGQFSIEEASFIDHIRRLNPTLSEEIEEKKGA from the coding sequence ATGCTCGGGAAATTCAGAGCCCTTTTGGGCGGCAGCCGGATTGGAAAAGACGGTTACACCGACACGGAGCGTGAGGCGACTGTCAGTCTCTTGGTGCTGATCGCATTCTCGGATCAAACACTTCGCATCAGCGAAAAGGAGCAAATAATGTCTGTCATGGAGAGCTTTGATTGGTCCTCGGAAATTGACCACGAGCAGATCTATTTCGCTGCGGTGACTCGCGTGCGTCAGGCTCTGGTATCGGATCGGTCGATGGATGTCTTTATGGAGGATATGCGGCGTTCTTTTTCTGGCGAACAGAGCCTGAAGCGAGCCATCAAACTCACCCTGAATATTGCGAATTCAGATGGTCAGTTTTCTATTGAGGAGGCCTCCTTTATCGACCACATACGGCGCCTCAATCCTACGCTGTCAGAGGAGATAGAGGAGAAGAAGGGCGCTTGA
- a CDS encoding type II toxin-antitoxin system YafQ family toxin: MLEPIRASQFKRDLCKAQRQGKDLELLKAIIQTLTEEKPLEDRDRDHELTGTWRGYRECHVNSDWLLIYKVDGNELKLARVGSHSELFR; this comes from the coding sequence ATGCTCGAACCGATCCGCGCCTCGCAGTTTAAGAGAGACCTATGCAAGGCACAGCGCCAAGGCAAAGATCTCGAACTGCTCAAAGCCATTATCCAAACTTTGACTGAAGAAAAGCCGCTGGAAGATCGCGACCGCGATCACGAACTCACCGGCACGTGGCGCGGTTACCGTGAATGCCATGTGAACTCGGACTGGCTCCTGATTTATAAAGTCGACGGCAACGAATTAAAGCTCGCCCGCGTCGGCAGCCATAGTGAGCTGTTCCGGTAA
- a CDS encoding phosphopentomutase produces MPRSFLIVIDSFGCGALPDAADYGDVGSNTGLHICEAVGGAHWPNLTRWGLGNAVSLLEQTWPGVSATETPRAAFGVMAEASPGKDTTTGHWEIAGVVLDKPLHVFPQSGRAFPEFLLEAVRTEYACGILGDVAASGTEIIARLGDEHRASGDPIFYTSADPLVQIAAYEDIWPVDRLYELCRFVRRLVDPLRVGRVIARPFAGDSGAYQRTPRRKDFSIEVPGVTLMDKLRSEGVTTISVGKVGNVFNDSGFDQMYPDKGNPACLERVEALINDPDLSDAFIFVNLVDTDEKFGHRRDPEGYHDAVARIDDALGKFEALCRPDDSIIITADHGCDPTFKGTDHTREYVPLLAFGGSFDGSLGIQTSLAYAGNLAARCHRVQSAVSLDDL; encoded by the coding sequence ATGCCGCGAAGCTTTCTTATTGTGATCGACAGTTTTGGCTGTGGGGCTCTGCCGGATGCCGCCGATTATGGTGATGTCGGCTCAAACACGGGTTTGCATATTTGTGAGGCAGTAGGCGGCGCCCATTGGCCTAATCTAACCCGTTGGGGTTTGGGCAATGCTGTAAGTCTGTTGGAACAGACCTGGCCCGGGGTGTCGGCAACAGAGACACCTCGAGCTGCTTTTGGAGTGATGGCAGAGGCGTCGCCAGGCAAAGATACGACCACAGGTCATTGGGAGATTGCGGGTGTGGTGCTCGATAAGCCCTTGCATGTGTTTCCCCAGTCGGGTCGCGCATTTCCAGAATTCTTACTGGAAGCAGTTCGAACTGAATACGCCTGCGGGATTTTGGGGGATGTCGCTGCCTCCGGGACAGAGATTATCGCGCGGTTGGGCGATGAACATCGAGCGAGTGGAGATCCCATTTTTTATACTTCAGCTGACCCTTTGGTTCAAATCGCGGCGTACGAAGATATTTGGCCGGTAGATCGCCTGTATGAGCTCTGTCGATTTGTGCGGAGATTGGTGGATCCACTGCGCGTGGGTCGTGTGATTGCTCGGCCGTTCGCTGGAGATTCAGGGGCGTATCAGCGGACGCCTCGGCGCAAGGATTTTTCTATTGAAGTGCCGGGTGTAACACTGATGGATAAACTGCGCAGTGAGGGCGTTACTACGATTTCTGTGGGGAAAGTGGGTAATGTCTTCAACGATTCAGGCTTTGATCAGATGTATCCTGATAAAGGGAATCCAGCGTGCCTGGAACGTGTGGAAGCGCTCATCAATGACCCAGATCTCAGCGACGCGTTCATTTTCGTGAACCTCGTCGATACGGATGAGAAGTTCGGCCACCGCCGAGATCCTGAGGGATATCACGATGCGGTCGCTCGAATCGATGATGCCCTGGGGAAGTTTGAAGCCCTATGCCGCCCAGACGATTCTATCATTATAACAGCAGATCATGGTTGTGATCCGACTTTTAAAGGCACGGATCATACAAGAGAATACGTTCCACTACTTGCATTCGGCGGGAGTTTTGACGGTTCCTTGGGCATACAGACGAGCCTGGCTTATGCGGGAAATCTCGCCGCACGGTGCCATAGAGTTCAGTCTGCCGTTTCACTTGACGACTTATGA
- a CDS encoding DUF983 domain-containing protein, translated as MPDSTYSPDSNPLPSRGTVFLRGLMCCCPRCGERGLLRSWFRLNMACPHCGLSFDKEEGFTLGTTSIGYVLSIFLILAPMIALAVMGVVSTWVAVAVGGALSLALPIIAYPWLLGMVVGSYYAVFGYEELALDQDHQASR; from the coding sequence ATGCCAGACTCTACTTATTCACCAGACAGTAATCCTTTACCCTCGCGCGGCACCGTCTTCTTGCGTGGTTTGATGTGTTGCTGTCCGCGTTGTGGGGAGCGCGGGTTATTACGCAGTTGGTTCAGGCTCAATATGGCTTGCCCTCATTGTGGTCTCAGCTTCGACAAGGAGGAGGGGTTTACCCTGGGGACCACATCAATCGGCTATGTGCTTTCAATTTTCCTGATTCTTGCGCCGATGATCGCCCTAGCAGTGATGGGGGTGGTGTCAACTTGGGTAGCTGTCGCTGTCGGAGGTGCCCTGTCCTTGGCATTGCCGATTATCGCGTATCCCTGGCTGCTGGGTATGGTCGTTGGCAGCTACTACGCAGTGTTTGGTTATGAGGAGCTTGCGCTCGATCAGGATCACCAGGCTTCTCGATAA
- a CDS encoding type II toxin-antitoxin system RelB/DinJ family antitoxin: protein MEIKDAVVKARIEPSLKNQTEAILQDLGISTTEAIRMFFNQVRLRKGLPFEVRIPGAETQTAIDELEAGKGQRFKSVDALFVDLDD from the coding sequence ATGGAAATCAAAGACGCCGTAGTAAAAGCGCGGATTGAGCCGAGTTTGAAGAACCAAACCGAAGCGATCCTGCAAGATCTGGGCATCAGCACCACTGAAGCCATCCGCATGTTTTTTAACCAAGTGCGCTTGCGCAAAGGCCTTCCTTTTGAAGTGCGCATCCCCGGTGCTGAAACGCAAACTGCTATCGATGAACTCGAGGCTGGGAAAGGACAGCGTTTTAAAAGCGTGGACGCACTGTTTGTCGATCTCGACGATTAG
- a CDS encoding tyrosine-type recombinase/integrase, whose protein sequence is MWLIITMLTTQLYHSEQERILVEITRHMPVLPTPCPLPRDILNKDEVTRLLQQADLSTLEGFRDRTALEILYSSGLLGEELCKLTVYDLDMKERTIRLVQGKGRKDRLVPLGNVAGRYLEAYLTDVYPKLQKKEKASRMTLFLIHPASLRERFKNLCLAAGLPDTLSTHCLHHACATELLRGEASIRHVQELLGHGCITTTQICTHIVIDDLHKAHKKTGPNEQRTAQSFIPFNRQTAAWRQEKPRKKPRKQN, encoded by the coding sequence ATGTGGTTAATTATCACAATGTTGACGACGCAGCTTTATCATTCCGAGCAAGAACGCATCCTGGTCGAAATCACCAGGCACATGCCCGTGCTGCCTACACCGTGCCCATTACCTCGAGATATTTTGAATAAAGACGAGGTCACACGCCTGCTACAGCAAGCCGACCTCTCAACGCTCGAAGGCTTCCGCGATCGCACCGCCTTAGAAATCCTCTACAGCTCTGGCTTACTTGGCGAGGAGCTGTGCAAACTCACTGTCTACGATCTGGACATGAAAGAACGGACCATCCGTCTCGTCCAAGGCAAAGGCCGTAAAGATCGCTTAGTGCCTTTGGGCAACGTGGCTGGGCGATACCTCGAAGCCTATCTCACAGATGTTTATCCCAAACTACAGAAGAAAGAGAAGGCATCCAGGATGACTCTCTTTTTGATCCATCCAGCAAGCCTGCGCGAGCGCTTCAAAAATCTCTGTCTAGCGGCAGGCTTACCTGACACGCTCAGCACGCACTGTCTGCATCATGCCTGTGCGACCGAGCTGCTGAGGGGGGAAGCCTCTATCCGGCATGTCCAGGAGCTCCTCGGGCATGGCTGTATCACCACGACCCAAATTTGCACCCACATCGTCATCGATGATCTGCACAAGGCCCACAAGAAAACAGGCCCCAACGAGCAGAGGACCGCTCAGAGCTTCATTCCTTTTAACCGCCAAACAGCAGCATGGCGGCAGGAAAAGCCGCGGAAGAAACCAAGGAAACAGAATTGA